In a genomic window of Maridesulfovibrio ferrireducens:
- a CDS encoding LysR family transcriptional regulator, producing MRFSLDHLEAFVVAVDTGSFSAAARKLGKVQSQVSTAIASLEDDLGVKLFDRSGKYPTLTAHGEDLLFQSRELLRYSERLASHADRLVFGEQTLLRVALDELMPVEITTQVLGKFRQAWPNIELEVILGAVGDVHKSVSAGESDVGVDIPVYNIFMSGLSFKQLAHIAFCGVVAAEHPLATMRDVSEETLRPYLQAMGTRLPDVFRLGDRVWLCEDSRLIHSLVLAGEVWAALPRHLVAEDLASGKLVELALTFGEFGAENTFYYIWNPVHELTLAEFWLGETFGESIRKICRG from the coding sequence ATGCGATTTTCATTGGACCATTTGGAAGCGTTTGTGGTTGCGGTGGATACCGGTTCGTTTTCTGCTGCGGCGCGAAAATTGGGCAAGGTGCAGAGTCAGGTTAGCACTGCTATTGCCAGTCTGGAGGACGACCTAGGGGTAAAACTCTTCGACAGGAGTGGAAAATATCCGACACTTACGGCACACGGTGAAGATTTGCTTTTTCAGTCCCGTGAACTGTTACGCTATTCAGAAAGGCTGGCAAGTCATGCGGACAGGCTTGTTTTCGGGGAGCAGACGTTGTTGCGCGTGGCTCTGGACGAGCTTATGCCTGTGGAAATCACGACGCAGGTTTTGGGCAAGTTCAGGCAAGCTTGGCCGAATATTGAACTGGAAGTAATTTTGGGGGCCGTGGGTGACGTACACAAGAGCGTGAGTGCAGGCGAGTCCGATGTCGGGGTGGATATCCCCGTGTACAATATATTTATGTCAGGGTTGTCTTTCAAACAATTGGCCCACATAGCTTTTTGCGGTGTGGTTGCTGCTGAACACCCGTTGGCGACGATGCGCGATGTCTCTGAGGAGACGCTACGGCCGTATTTGCAGGCTATGGGTACCAGGCTGCCGGATGTTTTTCGGTTGGGAGATCGGGTCTGGCTGTGTGAAGATAGCCGCCTTATTCATAGTCTCGTCCTTGCGGGAGAGGTCTGGGCTGCTTTACCACGTCATCTGGTTGCCGAAGACCTTGCTTCTGGTAAGTTGGTAGAACTAGCCCTAACTTTTGGTGAATTTGGGGCGGAGAATACTTTTTATTACATATGGAATCCGGTCCATGAGTTAACCCTTGCCGAATTTTGGCTGGGTGAAACGTTTGGAGAAAGTATTCGGAAAATTTGTAGAGGGTAA
- a CDS encoding amidohydrolase, which produces MNCPKRSETALLQTLTRSYPELLGVEKRDLRLEDIDPDVNYRIEPECEYDPDAKADLVIKNACLNDGRKANIAIAGNIITRVGSADEIDQVIGSTTKILDAKGNSVSPGFVDSHLHLDVAMQRLGTLTIEDVETAADFKKRLRKYAKENSSSPILYVFGLHYFDDPIIPAETCRQTLDEIVNDKPLLVFAHDMHTAWANTRAVEEAELLHKMPPYPPLIKELGLEQKIIVDSNGIPTGEFREPDVYSFLEGPLQAKYPSSVEQQLSDLEVVCKQLAGYGITGVHRMALAQPAEDLSFLLLLLELEQQDRLPIRVSSSFSSVADHNMLNDVLIGYAARDLLTKARKKEITAAQLHDRLLELLKDAGTDRHEKVKKMAAKGGHGANHPMMNELVKVSRKLTDIIHKKHIGQHAKRENPHQKNSMPEHIKYHAKIRLDTLKIFMDGVIEKDTAYRLDKDPSQGIPEFNQDDLDRILAFADRLGIQVAAHSIGDGSVKSMLDAISKARKINKDIDKKRGDRIPHRVEHIETCSQEDLPRFGKLDVIASMQPLHERGPMTMWHTLVPKSEWNTAFAWKETLVDDATLVFGSDWPIVSCDPRAGINHAVTRKPWYEGARNQSVSLNEAVAAYTSGAALSEYCQNIKGEIKSGMLADMVILSGNIKKLEKESFNLEIETTICDGKVVYMKQS; this is translated from the coding sequence ATGAATTGCCCTAAAAGATCGGAAACAGCATTGCTTCAGACTCTGACAAGAAGCTACCCAGAATTACTGGGAGTGGAAAAAAGGGATTTAAGACTTGAGGATATTGATCCGGATGTTAATTATCGCATAGAACCTGAATGTGAATATGACCCGGACGCAAAAGCTGATCTGGTTATCAAAAACGCGTGTTTAAATGATGGACGTAAAGCGAATATAGCAATTGCAGGAAACATTATTACCAGAGTCGGTTCAGCTGATGAAATTGATCAGGTTATAGGTTCTACAACCAAGATTCTGGATGCAAAAGGCAATTCTGTGTCACCCGGTTTTGTCGATTCTCATCTGCACCTTGATGTCGCTATGCAACGGCTCGGAACTTTAACCATTGAAGATGTGGAAACAGCGGCTGATTTCAAGAAACGCCTACGTAAATATGCGAAAGAAAACTCAAGCTCACCAATTCTGTATGTCTTCGGGCTCCATTATTTTGATGATCCCATAATTCCTGCCGAGACCTGTCGCCAGACGCTTGATGAGATAGTCAATGACAAGCCCCTTCTTGTTTTTGCCCACGATATGCATACGGCATGGGCCAACACAAGAGCCGTGGAGGAGGCAGAACTACTGCACAAAATGCCCCCTTACCCGCCTCTGATTAAAGAACTTGGATTGGAACAAAAGATTATCGTTGATTCTAATGGAATTCCCACTGGCGAGTTCAGGGAACCTGATGTTTATTCTTTCCTTGAAGGCCCCTTGCAGGCCAAATATCCCAGTTCTGTTGAGCAGCAGCTTTCCGATTTGGAGGTTGTGTGTAAACAGCTCGCTGGGTACGGCATTACCGGAGTGCATCGCATGGCTTTGGCTCAACCTGCTGAAGATTTATCCTTTCTGCTTTTGCTCCTTGAACTGGAACAACAAGACCGTTTACCGATACGTGTCAGCTCTTCTTTTTCCTCTGTTGCAGACCACAATATGCTGAATGATGTGCTCATCGGCTATGCCGCACGCGACCTTCTCACTAAGGCACGCAAAAAAGAAATAACGGCAGCGCAATTGCACGATCGCCTTTTGGAACTGCTCAAGGATGCTGGAACGGACAGACATGAAAAAGTAAAAAAAATGGCTGCTAAAGGCGGACATGGCGCGAATCATCCAATGATGAACGAGTTAGTAAAAGTTTCTCGGAAATTAACCGACATTATTCATAAAAAACATATAGGGCAGCATGCAAAAAGGGAGAATCCCCACCAAAAGAACAGCATGCCGGAACATATAAAATATCATGCTAAAATTCGGTTGGACACATTAAAAATTTTTATGGATGGAGTTATTGAAAAAGATACCGCCTATCGTCTCGACAAAGACCCGTCGCAAGGCATCCCGGAATTCAATCAGGATGATCTTGACAGGATTCTGGCTTTCGCGGACAGGCTCGGAATTCAGGTTGCGGCTCATTCAATAGGAGACGGGTCGGTTAAATCTATGCTTGATGCCATTTCTAAGGCGCGAAAAATCAATAAAGATATTGATAAAAAACGAGGCGACAGGATTCCGCATCGTGTGGAGCATATTGAAACCTGCAGTCAGGAGGATCTACCAAGATTCGGCAAACTGGATGTGATCGCCTCCATGCAGCCTTTGCATGAAAGAGGCCCAATGACCATGTGGCATACTCTGGTCCCGAAGTCGGAATGGAATACAGCCTTTGCATGGAAAGAAACTTTGGTGGACGACGCAACACTTGTTTTCGGCAGTGACTGGCCCATAGTCTCCTGCGATCCTAGGGCCGGAATCAACCACGCAGTGACCCGTAAACCATGGTATGAAGGGGCCAGAAACCAATCTGTAAGCTTAAATGAAGCTGTTGCCGCTTATACTTCCGGGGCTGCTCTCTCCGAATATTGCCAAAATATAAAAGGAGAAATCAAGTCAGGCATGCTGGCTGATATGGTTATCCTTTCGGGGAATATAAAAAAACTCGAAAAGGAATCTTTCAACTTGGAAATAGAAACTACCATCTGCGATGGAAAAGTTGTGTATATGAAACAGAGCTGA